The following coding sequences lie in one Clostridia bacterium genomic window:
- a CDS encoding NUDIX domain-containing protein → MPQVVTALVEDGDKIFIAQRSKEDELPLMWEFPGGKVRPGEPSDEAIKREYKEELNLDIEVTGLYSKGVYAFMKWEVEVIMYRAKIVGGELTLNEHNDYTWVTRKELRDYEIIPPYKHFYDQLVAEGEKEA, encoded by the coding sequence ATGCCTCAGGTAGTTACGGCGCTCGTAGAGGACGGCGACAAAATATTCATCGCGCAGAGAAGCAAAGAAGACGAGCTTCCGCTCATGTGGGAGTTTCCGGGCGGAAAAGTGCGCCCCGGCGAGCCAAGCGACGAAGCCATAAAGCGCGAATACAAAGAGGAGCTCAATCTTGATATCGAGGTGACGGGTCTTTACTCCAAGGGCGTTTACGCTTTTATGAAATGGGAAGTCGAGGTCATAATGTACCGTGCGAAGATAGTGGGCGGCGAGCTTACTTTAAACGAACATAACGACTATACATGGGTCACGAGAAAGGAGCTTCGGGATTATGAAATAATCCCGCCCTATAAGCATTTTTACGATCAGCTTGTTGCCGAAGGAGAAAAAGAAGCATAA